One genomic window of Sarcophilus harrisii chromosome X, mSarHar1.11, whole genome shotgun sequence includes the following:
- the SNX12 gene encoding LOW QUALITY PROTEIN: sorting nexin-12 (The sequence of the model RefSeq protein was modified relative to this genomic sequence to represent the inferred CDS: inserted 1 base in 1 codon) has product MSDAAVADTRRLNSKPQDLTDAYGPPSNFLEIDIFNPQTVGVGRARFTTYEVRMRTNLPIFKLKESCVRRRYSDFEWLKNELERDSKIVVPPLPGKALKRQLPFRGDEGIFEESFIEERRQGLEQFINKIAGHPLAQNERCLHMFLQEETIDRNYVPGKWLSSPGXVCLPSFSLALGHTVGTLLRSSSLKRGGKLRAEVLGF; this is encoded by the exons ATGTCGGACGCGGCGGTGGCGGACACTCGGCGCCTTAACTCGAAGCCTCAGGACCTGACGGACGCCTACGGGCCGCCGAGCAACTTCTTGGAGATCGACATCTTCAACCCGCAGACGGTGGGCGTGGGTCGAGCGCGCTTCACCACCTACGAGGTCCGGATGCGG ACAAACCTACCCATCTTCAAGCTGAAGGAGTCATGTGTGCGGCGACGCTACAGTGACTTTGAGTGGCTAAAGAATGAACTGGAGCGGGACAGTAAG ATTGTAGTGCCACCGCTGCCTGGGAAAGCCTTGAAGAGGCAGCTCCCCTTCCGAGGAGACGAAGGCATCTTTGAGGAGTCCTTCATCGAGGAGCGGAGGCAGGGCCTCGAACAGTTTATTAACAA AATCGCCGGGCACCCGTTGGCTCAGAACGAGCGCTGCCTACACATGTTCCTGCAGGAGGAGACAATCGACAGGAACTACGTCCCTGGGAAG TGGCTGTCGTCCCCCG CTGTCTGTCTGCCATCGTTCTCCCTGGCACTTGGCCATACTGTGGGCACTCTTCTAAGATCCTCCTCTCTAAAGAGAGGTGGGAAGCTGCGGGCAGAGGTCCTGGGCTTTTAG